The genomic window CGCCGGAACGTCCCGGCCACCGGGGCCTTCATCATCGCCAGCAACCACCTGTCGTTCATCGACAGCATGGTGATCCCGCTGTCGGCCCCGCGGCGGGTCCGCTACCTCGCCAAGCACGAGTACTTCAGCGGCCGCGGCGTGGGCGGGTGGGCCACCCGCACGCTGTTCACGGCGCTGGGCGCGATGCCGGTGCAGCGGGAGGCCTCCCGGGCCGCGCAGGAGGCGCTCGACACCGCGCTCGGCGTGCTGCGCGCCGGTGAGGGCTTCGGCATCTACCCCGAGGGCACCCGCTCGCGCGACGGCCTGCTGGCGCGGGGCAAGACCGGCGTGGCCTGGCTGGCGCTCACCGCCGGCTGCCCGGTCGTGCCGGTCGGTGTCGTCGGCACCGACCGCATCCAGCCGGTCGGCGCACGCTGGCCGCGCCCGCACCGCTTCTCGGTCACCTTCGGCGAGCCGATGACCTTCCCCGAGCACGCCGGCAAGGCGCGCAACGGCCCGGCCCGCCGCGAGGTCACCGACCGGATCATGGAGGCGATCGCCGAGCTCTCGGGCCAGGAGAAGGCCGGCTGGGGCGCTCCCCGTCCCGCCGCATGAGCGGCGCGCTCCTCGTCGCCGGGACGACGTCGGACGCCGGCAAGTCGGTGGTGACCGCGGGCATCTGCCGGTGG from Geodermatophilus normandii includes these protein-coding regions:
- a CDS encoding lysophospholipid acyltransferase family protein — translated: MIYLLARLLLRPLFRIVFRPRVSGRRNVPATGAFIIASNHLSFIDSMVIPLSAPRRVRYLAKHEYFSGRGVGGWATRTLFTALGAMPVQREASRAAQEALDTALGVLRAGEGFGIYPEGTRSRDGLLARGKTGVAWLALTAGCPVVPVGVVGTDRIQPVGARWPRPHRFSVTFGEPMTFPEHAGKARNGPARREVTDRIMEAIAELSGQEKAGWGAPRPAA